One segment of Stomatobaculum sp. F0698 DNA contains the following:
- a CDS encoding aspartate kinase produces MKKVVKFGGSSLASAEQFKKVGEIIRSDAARRYVVPSAPGKRFSNDTKVTDLLYQLYDSTEDEARFQETLKEIKGRYQEIIDGLSLDLDLGAEFAELEKNFRAHCGREYAASRGEYLNGRVMAAYLGFPFVDPADMILFHNDGSFNAEETEREVAAKLAGYDCAVVPGFYGRKQDGSIATFSRGGSDVTGSVIAGAIHADLYENWTDVSGFLCADPHIVENPAVIETITYQELRELSYMGAGVMHEDAIFPVRKEGIPINIRNTNRPEDSGTMIVSSTCRKPRYTITGIAGKKGFCSITVDKDMMNSEIGFCRKVLQVFEDNDISLEHMPSGIDSMTIVVHQSEFLDHEQRIMTGIHRAVHPDQIILEDDLALIAVVGRGMKDQRGTAARVFAALTHEHINVKMIDQGSSEFNIIIGVKSRDFENAIRAIYTIFVLTQI; encoded by the coding sequence ATGAAAAAGGTAGTAAAATTTGGCGGTAGTTCCCTCGCCAGTGCGGAGCAGTTTAAGAAGGTCGGTGAGATTATCCGGAGCGATGCGGCGCGGCGTTATGTCGTGCCGAGTGCGCCGGGCAAGCGGTTCAGCAATGACACGAAGGTCACCGATCTCCTCTATCAGCTCTATGACAGCACGGAAGATGAGGCGCGCTTTCAGGAGACGCTGAAGGAAATCAAGGGGCGCTATCAGGAAATCATCGACGGACTCTCGCTGGATCTGGATCTCGGCGCGGAATTTGCCGAACTCGAAAAGAACTTCCGCGCACATTGCGGCAGAGAATATGCGGCGAGTCGCGGAGAATATCTGAACGGCCGTGTGATGGCGGCTTACCTCGGCTTCCCCTTTGTGGATCCGGCGGATATGATACTCTTCCACAACGACGGCAGCTTTAACGCGGAGGAAACGGAGCGTGAGGTCGCGGCAAAACTTGCCGGCTATGACTGCGCGGTGGTCCCGGGCTTCTACGGCAGAAAGCAGGACGGCAGCATTGCGACCTTTAGCCGCGGCGGTTCGGATGTCACGGGTTCCGTGATTGCGGGTGCCATTCACGCAGATCTCTATGAGAACTGGACGGATGTCTCGGGCTTCCTCTGCGCGGACCCGCACATTGTCGAAAATCCGGCCGTCATTGAGACCATTACCTATCAAGAGCTCCGCGAGCTCTCCTATATGGGCGCGGGTGTCATGCATGAGGATGCGATTTTCCCGGTGCGGAAAGAAGGAATTCCGATTAACATTCGGAACACCAACCGCCCGGAGGACAGCGGCACCATGATTGTGAGCTCCACCTGCAGAAAGCCGCGCTATACCATTACCGGCATCGCGGGCAAGAAGGGCTTCTGCTCGATTACGGTCGACAAGGATATGATGAACTCGGAGATCGGCTTCTGCCGCAAGGTACTGCAGGTCTTTGAGGACAATGATATCAGCCTTGAGCACATGCCCTCCGGCATCGACTCGATGACCATAGTCGTGCACCAGTCGGAGTTCCTGGATCACGAGCAGCGAATCATGACCGGCATTCACCGCGCGGTGCATCCGGACCAGATTATTTTGGAGGACGATCTCGCGCTGATTGCGGTGGTCGGCAGAGGCATGAAGGACCAGCGCGGCACGGCGGCGCGCGTCTTCGCGGCACTCACGCACGAGCACATCAATGTGAAGATGATCGATCAGGGCTCTTCGGAGTTCAATATCATCATCGGCGTCAAGAGCCGTGACTTTGAGAATGCGATTCGCGCGATTTACACGATTTTCGTATTGACGCAGATTTGA
- a CDS encoding phosphoribosylformylglycinamidine synthase, translating to MSVRRIYVEKKPEYAVRAGELFEDIKTYLGISGIERVRVLVRYDIENIEDGTYEKARGTIFSEPPLDLLYEETFPREDGDSVFSSEFLPGQFDQRADSAEQCVRLIDKDAEVLIRTATTYVLSGKLGERELAAIKNFCINPVDSRECAEEKPATLSQNFPAPEDVKTVEGFIDMPENEFRELYASFGLAMTYEDFLEIRRYFAGEKRNPTVTEIRVLDTYWSDHCRHTTFQTELTKIAFLDGDFRERLTKTYERYLRDHEDLLGGRSDKFICLMDLALMGMRRLKRDGKLTDQEETDEINACSVVVPITVDGKEEEWLVNFKNETHNHPTEIEPFGGAATCLGGAIRDPLSGRTYVYQAMRITGAADPTRPLAETLPGKLPQRKLVTEAAHGYSSYGNQIGLATGYVKEIYHPDYVAKRMELGAVIAAAPRKNVVRMSSDPGDVIVLLGGRTGRDGIGGATGSSKIHTTSSIESCGAEVQKGNAPTERKIQHMFRRPEVSLLIKKCNDFGAGGVAVAIGELAPGLKVELDKVPLKYAGLDGTEIAISESQERMACVIDPKDVDTFLQYAKEENLEATPVAVVTAEPRLVLNWRGKDIVNLSRAFLDTNGAHLTAEVEVELPKRSENPFDYAGGSDVKAQWLKVLGDLNVCSQKGLVEMFDASIGAGTVTMPYGGKHQLTETQSMIAKIPLLRGKTDAATVMSYGFDPYLSSWSPYHGAVYAVCDSVAKVAAAGGDIDKIHLTFQEFFRRMDDNKPERWSQPFAALLGAYEAQLELGLASIGGKDSMSGTFNEIDVPPTLVSFAVDVASVKDIITPELKAAGNRLVLLTVKRDSDLLPDYEDLKAQYRALTEDIKAKRVVSAYVLERHGAAEAVAKMAFGNGLGVKLDESVTEETLFAPGWCNLLLEVKADAVETLSCRTERFGEVTAEPVLSYRGTEISLAEAEAAWSKTLEEVFPTRVTEGGEVQDRPLFRAESVAVCSHKIGTPRVFIPVFPGTNCDYDSVRVFEAAGAVVNAPIFRNLTAEDIASSVEAYRNEIRNAQIVMFPGGFSAGDEPDGSAKFFAQVFRNEVVKEELLKLLNERDGLVLGICNGFQALIKLGLLPDADIKEQAPNAPTLAMNRIGRHLSRMVNLKVVSDKSPWLKNAELGGVYANPISHGEGRFVAPAETIEALFRAGQVATQYCDFEGRVSTDELWTPNGSYAAIEGITSRDGRVFGKMAHPERIGEHINKNIPLRQDLGIFAAGVAYFRG from the coding sequence ATGAGCGTTAGAAGGATCTATGTAGAGAAGAAACCGGAATATGCCGTGCGCGCCGGAGAGCTTTTTGAGGACATTAAGACCTATCTCGGTATTTCCGGCATTGAGCGCGTGCGCGTTCTGGTGCGCTACGATATCGAGAATATCGAGGACGGCACCTACGAAAAGGCGCGCGGCACCATTTTTTCCGAGCCGCCGCTCGACCTGCTGTATGAGGAGACATTTCCCCGCGAGGACGGCGACTCGGTATTTTCTTCCGAGTTTCTGCCGGGACAGTTCGACCAGCGCGCGGACTCCGCGGAGCAGTGCGTCCGCCTGATTGACAAGGACGCGGAGGTGCTCATTCGCACCGCGACGACCTATGTGCTCTCGGGCAAGCTCGGCGAGCGGGAACTCGCGGCCATCAAGAATTTCTGCATTAATCCCGTGGACTCCAGAGAGTGCGCGGAAGAGAAGCCCGCAACCCTGAGCCAGAACTTCCCCGCGCCGGAAGATGTGAAGACCGTCGAGGGCTTCATTGACATGCCGGAAAATGAGTTCCGCGAACTTTATGCCTCCTTCGGTCTCGCGATGACCTATGAGGACTTCCTGGAGATTCGCCGCTACTTTGCGGGCGAGAAGAGAAATCCGACCGTGACCGAAATCCGGGTGCTGGACACCTACTGGTCCGACCACTGCCGTCACACGACTTTCCAGACCGAGCTCACAAAGATTGCTTTCCTCGACGGAGACTTCCGCGAGCGCCTCACGAAGACCTATGAGCGCTACCTCCGCGATCACGAGGATTTGCTCGGCGGCAGAAGCGATAAGTTCATCTGTCTCATGGACCTCGCGCTGATGGGCATGCGCCGCTTAAAGCGGGACGGCAAGCTCACGGACCAGGAAGAGACGGATGAGATCAATGCCTGCTCCGTTGTCGTGCCGATTACGGTCGACGGCAAGGAGGAGGAGTGGCTCGTCAACTTTAAGAACGAGACCCACAACCACCCGACGGAAATTGAGCCCTTCGGCGGCGCGGCGACCTGCCTCGGCGGTGCCATCCGCGACCCGCTCTCCGGCAGAACCTATGTCTATCAGGCAATGCGCATCACCGGCGCGGCGGATCCGACCCGTCCGCTCGCAGAAACGCTGCCGGGCAAGCTCCCGCAGCGAAAGCTTGTCACGGAGGCGGCACACGGCTATTCTTCCTACGGAAACCAAATCGGTCTTGCGACCGGCTACGTGAAAGAGATATATCACCCCGACTATGTCGCAAAGCGCATGGAGCTCGGCGCGGTCATCGCGGCGGCACCGAGAAAGAACGTGGTGCGCATGAGTTCCGACCCGGGCGATGTGATTGTATTGCTCGGCGGCAGAACCGGACGCGACGGCATCGGCGGTGCGACGGGTTCCTCGAAGATTCATACGACTTCTTCGATCGAGAGCTGCGGCGCCGAGGTGCAGAAGGGCAACGCGCCGACCGAACGGAAGATTCAGCACATGTTCCGCCGTCCGGAGGTGAGCCTCTTAATCAAGAAGTGCAACGACTTCGGCGCAGGCGGCGTCGCGGTCGCAATCGGCGAGCTCGCGCCCGGCCTGAAGGTCGAGCTCGACAAGGTGCCTCTCAAGTATGCGGGTCTCGACGGCACGGAAATTGCCATTTCCGAGTCGCAGGAGCGCATGGCCTGCGTAATCGATCCGAAAGATGTGGATACTTTCTTGCAGTATGCGAAGGAAGAGAACTTGGAAGCGACGCCGGTTGCCGTGGTCACGGCAGAGCCGCGCCTCGTGCTGAACTGGAGAGGCAAGGACATTGTGAACCTGTCCCGCGCCTTTCTCGACACGAACGGCGCGCACTTGACGGCGGAAGTCGAAGTGGAACTGCCGAAGCGGAGCGAGAACCCCTTCGACTATGCAGGCGGCAGCGATGTCAAGGCGCAGTGGCTCAAGGTCCTCGGCGATTTGAATGTCTGCTCGCAGAAGGGGCTGGTCGAGATGTTCGATGCCTCGATCGGCGCGGGCACGGTCACCATGCCCTACGGCGGTAAGCACCAGCTGACCGAGACCCAGAGCATGATCGCAAAGATTCCGCTGCTTCGCGGCAAAACCGATGCGGCAACCGTTATGAGCTACGGCTTCGATCCCTATCTCTCGAGCTGGAGTCCCTATCACGGCGCTGTCTACGCGGTCTGCGACTCGGTCGCAAAGGTCGCTGCGGCGGGCGGCGATATCGACAAGATTCACCTGACCTTCCAGGAGTTCTTCCGCCGCATGGACGACAACAAGCCGGAGAGATGGTCGCAGCCCTTCGCGGCCCTGCTCGGTGCCTATGAGGCACAGCTCGAGCTGGGACTCGCTTCGATCGGCGGCAAGGACTCCATGTCCGGTACCTTTAACGAGATCGATGTGCCGCCGACTCTGGTGAGCTTTGCGGTCGATGTCGCCTCGGTGAAGGATATCATCACACCGGAACTGAAAGCGGCGGGCAATCGCCTTGTGCTGCTCACGGTAAAGCGCGACAGCGATCTTTTGCCGGACTATGAAGATTTGAAGGCGCAGTACCGCGCCCTCACGGAAGATATCAAGGCAAAGCGCGTGGTGAGTGCCTATGTCTTGGAGCGCCACGGCGCGGCGGAAGCTGTCGCAAAGATGGCCTTCGGAAACGGCCTCGGCGTGAAGCTTGACGAGAGCGTCACGGAGGAGACCCTCTTCGCGCCGGGCTGGTGCAATCTCCTGCTCGAAGTAAAGGCGGATGCGGTCGAGACTCTGTCCTGCCGCACGGAGCGCTTCGGTGAGGTGACGGCGGAGCCCGTGCTTTCCTACCGCGGCACAGAGATTTCGCTTGCGGAAGCGGAGGCCGCTTGGAGTAAGACCCTCGAAGAAGTCTTCCCGACCCGCGTCACCGAGGGCGGCGAAGTTCAGGATCGCCCGCTCTTCCGTGCGGAGAGCGTTGCGGTCTGCAGCCACAAGATAGGCACGCCGCGTGTCTTTATCCCGGTCTTCCCGGGCACGAACTGCGACTATGACTCGGTGCGTGTCTTTGAGGCGGCGGGTGCCGTTGTGAACGCCCCCATCTTCCGCAATCTGACGGCGGAGGACATTGCCTCCTCGGTCGAGGCTTATCGGAACGAAATCCGGAACGCACAGATTGTGATGTTCCCGGGCGGCTTCTCGGCGGGCGATGAGCCGGACGGCTCCGCAAAGTTCTTTGCGCAGGTCTTCCGGAACGAGGTCGTGAAGGAGGAGCTCTTAAAGCTCTTAAACGAGCGCGACGGCCTGGTGCTCGGCATCTGCAACGGCTTCCAGGCGCTGATTAAGCTCGGCCTTCTGCCGGATGCGGACATCAAGGAGCAGGCGCCGAATGCACCGACCCTTGCGATGAACCGTATCGGCAGACACTTGAGCCGTATGGTGAACCTCAAGGTTGTCTCGGACAAGTCGCCGTGGCTTAAGAACGCGGAGCTCGGCGGCGTCTACGCGAACCCGATTTCGCACGGTGAGGGACGCTTTGTCGCACCGGCGGAGACCATTGAGGCACTGTTTAGGGCAGGCCAGGTCGCAACGCAGTACTGCGACTTCGAGGGCAGAGTTTCGACCGACGAGCTCTGGACGCCGAACGGTTCGTACGCGGCAATCGAAGGTATTACCAGTCGGGACGGACGCGTCTTCGGTAAGATGGCGCATCCGGAGAGAATCGGAGAACACATTAACAAGAATATTCCGCTCCGCCAGGATCTCGGCATCTTTGCCGCGGGTGTAGCGTATTTTCGCGGGTGA
- a CDS encoding sigma-70 domain-containing protein yields MRRAGELSDGREDEALRDEAACEEEAREEGQGEDVLALYLEDLKQIPTLKAEEEARLLEQLRVDREDSRARKRLTEAYLETALAEIRPYLGRMDVGELIGVANLALTAALCDEKTLESAVLRDTIKRNVHTALEEAVQEESQSDAEEHTLAERLNAMSDIASELAAELGREASPEDLAVRLGIPLDEVQRLLAMSMQALE; encoded by the coding sequence ATGAGACGAGCGGGTGAACTTTCGGACGGGAGAGAAGACGAAGCGCTACGAGACGAAGCGGCGTGCGAGGAAGAAGCGCGTGAGGAAGGGCAGGGCGAAGATGTGCTCGCGCTCTACTTAGAGGACTTAAAGCAGATTCCCACGTTAAAAGCAGAGGAAGAGGCAAGGCTACTCGAACAACTGCGGGTCGACCGAGAGGACAGTCGGGCCAGGAAACGCCTCACCGAAGCTTATCTCGAGACAGCGCTCGCGGAAATTCGCCCGTATCTCGGCAGAATGGATGTCGGAGAGTTGATCGGCGTCGCGAATCTCGCGCTGACCGCAGCCCTCTGCGATGAAAAAACGTTGGAAAGCGCTGTACTTCGTGATACCATAAAGCGTAACGTGCATACCGCGCTGGAGGAGGCCGTACAGGAGGAAAGTCAGAGCGATGCGGAAGAGCATACGCTCGCGGAGCGTCTGAATGCGATGAGCGACATTGCGAGCGAACTCGCAGCGGAGCTCGGCAGGGAGGCGAGTCCGGAGGATCTTGCCGTTCGTCTCGGCATCCCGCTCGATGAGGTACAGCGTCTTCTTGCGATGAGTATGCAGGCACTCGAGTGA
- a CDS encoding DUF5721 family protein, with the protein MKAYKAEELRAFTEALFRGDSFDRFLVVEASFQTAFSLTLDGRVAKDWYSEEERESREVEDFVRWGEVKALAFQAIRGKRAPRAFRVVLRPDRAESAAFLAESGSKLRQEEVSGLYLNLNYEEKTLRIVSGVSVKVFPGDKALEQLWDRSAAERLRKMGLVIAEL; encoded by the coding sequence ATGAAGGCGTATAAGGCAGAGGAACTGAGAGCGTTTACCGAGGCCCTGTTTCGAGGCGACAGCTTTGACCGCTTCCTCGTCGTAGAGGCGAGCTTTCAGACGGCGTTTTCGCTCACGCTGGACGGCAGAGTTGCCAAGGACTGGTACAGTGAAGAGGAAAGAGAGAGCAGAGAGGTCGAGGACTTTGTCCGCTGGGGCGAGGTGAAGGCCTTGGCCTTTCAGGCGATACGCGGCAAGCGCGCGCCGCGCGCGTTTCGCGTGGTGCTGCGTCCGGACCGCGCAGAGTCTGCTGCCTTTCTCGCGGAGAGCGGCAGTAAGCTCCGGCAGGAAGAAGTGAGCGGGCTCTATTTGAATTTAAATTACGAGGAGAAGACACTTCGCATTGTGAGCGGTGTGAGTGTGAAAGTGTTCCCGGGAGACAAGGCGCTCGAGCAACTTTGGGACAGGAGCGCGGCGGAGCGGCTTCGCAAAATGGGACTGGTAATCGCTGAACTGTAA
- a CDS encoding peptidylprolyl isomerase, with translation MRERTNRFRKRGEKFVTLLLVIFCCLFFAACSREKKEENVAGTALPYSENQLLMIIASARQETEAVYGSEIWEKRVSGGTKTFSEAYFDELRQFFYELSALNGMAEERNVKLDTEETRRLHDAAQRFYTESVQGQSAFGSLSEEEVEFMFQQYARALKLRKVMREDRKAEVSESEAKVIHLQSAACESRDNAEKLREEALAGNDFRTLARKYGGGDAPAKKVARGELAPELERVAFAMEDNTVSAVTELDGKYYVFKCTESYDKEETAKRRKKLQDERLQNLVREAYERYLAAHPFAENEGLWDSVEAAVGKSYSGGNFFTAVREALRYEGV, from the coding sequence ATGAGAGAGAGAACGAATCGCTTTCGGAAGCGGGGTGAGAAATTTGTCACCCTGCTTCTTGTCATATTTTGTTGCCTGTTTTTTGCGGCCTGCAGCCGGGAAAAAAAGGAGGAGAATGTTGCCGGGACGGCGCTTCCCTACAGCGAAAACCAGCTGCTCATGATTATCGCTTCCGCGCGGCAGGAGACCGAGGCGGTCTACGGAAGCGAAATCTGGGAGAAACGTGTGAGTGGGGGAACCAAGACCTTCTCGGAAGCCTATTTCGATGAACTCAGACAGTTTTTCTATGAATTGAGTGCGCTGAACGGCATGGCGGAAGAGCGCAACGTAAAGCTTGACACCGAGGAGACGAGGCGGCTGCACGACGCAGCGCAGCGTTTCTACACGGAATCGGTGCAGGGGCAGAGCGCTTTCGGCTCACTCAGCGAGGAGGAGGTCGAGTTCATGTTTCAGCAATATGCGCGTGCGCTGAAACTGCGCAAAGTGATGCGCGAAGACAGAAAGGCGGAGGTCAGCGAGAGCGAAGCCAAGGTCATTCATCTGCAGAGCGCCGCCTGCGAGAGCCGCGACAATGCGGAAAAGTTGCGCGAGGAAGCCTTGGCGGGCAATGACTTCCGGACGCTTGCGCGAAAGTACGGCGGGGGGGATGCGCCGGCGAAAAAAGTTGCGCGCGGCGAGCTCGCGCCGGAACTTGAGCGGGTCGCGTTTGCAATGGAAGACAATACCGTGAGCGCGGTGACCGAACTGGACGGAAAGTATTATGTATTCAAGTGCACCGAGAGCTACGATAAGGAAGAGACGGCAAAGCGCAGAAAAAAACTGCAGGACGAGAGACTGCAGAATCTGGTGCGCGAAGCCTACGAGCGCTACCTCGCCGCGCACCCCTTTGCCGAAAACGAGGGACTTTGGGACAGCGTAGAGGCAGCGGTCGGCAAGAGTTACAGCGGCGGCAACTTTTTCACGGCGGTCCGGGAGGCGCTGCGCTATGAAGGCGTATAA
- a CDS encoding divergent PAP2 family protein yields MSIFHQLQANQVLISAVLGFFVAQLVKFLIEFRATGKTDFGRLLGNGGMPSSHSATVTALSVSAAYCHGVSSFEFAISFILAMIVMTDAIGVRQETGKQSKLLNKMMETDFWKTEDPDLLPVKLKELVGHTPLQVMAGVVVGILVALVAEYGFYR; encoded by the coding sequence ATGAGTATATTTCATCAATTGCAAGCGAACCAGGTGCTGATCAGCGCGGTGCTCGGCTTTTTCGTGGCACAGCTGGTCAAATTCCTGATTGAGTTTCGGGCAACGGGGAAAACAGACTTCGGGCGGTTGCTCGGAAACGGCGGTATGCCGAGTTCGCACAGCGCTACGGTCACGGCACTCTCCGTGAGCGCGGCCTACTGCCACGGTGTCAGCTCCTTTGAGTTTGCAATCAGCTTTATCCTTGCGATGATTGTGATGACGGACGCAATCGGTGTGCGGCAAGAGACCGGAAAACAGTCAAAGCTTCTGAATAAGATGATGGAGACGGATTTCTGGAAGACGGAAGATCCCGATTTACTCCCCGTGAAGCTGAAGGAATTGGTGGGGCATACGCCGCTTCAGGTGATGGCGGGCGTTGTGGTCGGCATCCTGGTTGCGCTCGTCGCGGAGTATGGGTTCTACCGCTGA